A stretch of DNA from Streptomyces xanthii:
TCGGGGACTCGCTCACCGAGGGGATCGGGGATCCCGTGGACGGCCGTCCACGGGGGTGGGCGGCGCTGCTCGCCGGCGGACTCACGCCCGGTGAACGGCCCGTCGAGTTCCGCAACTTCGCGGCCAGCGGCGCCCAGACCGGCGACGTGCTCACCCGGCAGCTGCCCGCCGCGCTGGCCTTCGGCCCCGACCTCGCCTCCGTGATCGTCGGCGTCAACGACACCCTGCGCCGCACCTTCGACGTCCACGCGGTGGCCACCCGGCTCGACACCGTCTACGGGGCGTTCGGTGCGCGCGGCACCGTCGTGCTCACCGCCTGCCTGCCCGACCCCGGAGCCCTCCTGGGGCTCCCCGGCGCCCTGGCCCGCCCGCTCGGGCGCCGCCAGGACGCCGTGAACTCCGTGGTCCACGCCCTCTCCGAGCGGCACGGAGCGCTTCATCTGCACGCCTGCGACGACGGCTGGGTCGCAGACCGCGCCCTGTGGAGCGCGGACCGGCTGCACCCGGGGGAGCGCGGCCACCGGTTGCTCGCCGCCCGCGCGCACGCCGTGCTGGCCGCCGCCGGGGTGGCCCGCGGAACGGCCCCGGACCTCGCGCCCGAGCGGCCCGCGCCGACCCGGGCGGCCGGCCTGTGGTGGCTGGCCACCGCGGGCACCGGCTGGGTCGCCCGGCGCTGCACCGACCTGCTGCCGAACCTGCTGGCCCTCGCCGCCGACGAGGTGCGGCACGGGGTGCGGGGGACCGGCGCGCGGCTCGACGTACGCGCCTCCGCGGCGGTCGCCTCCGCGCTGTCCTCCCTGACCGTCCGCGCAGGGCCCGAAGGGCCCCGGGTGCGGGCCGGCTAGCCCCGCTCGGGCGGGTGGAGCCGGCGGAAGTACGTCCAGCTCGTCTCGTTCGGCTCGCTCCACTTCTCGGGGGCGCGGGCGAACTCCGGGTGCCGCGCGGCCACGTACGCGCGCGTGCGCTCGGGAACCTCCTCGTACGCGCCGAGTTTGCGCCCCCGGCAGTGGAAGGTCAGCCCGCCCGGCCGCTGCCCCCGCTCCATCCAGGGCAGCCACGGGGACTGCCGGGTCCACGACATCGTCGCGGGGACGCTCGGCGCGGACCCGGCCAGATCGCCCCGGCCGGCGAAGAACTGGAAGAGCTCCAGGGCCCGGTAGGTGTCGCCGGACGAGTGGACCGGGTAGTCGGCCACGGGCAGGGGCGAGGGGTAGGCGAGCGGGATCTCCAGGCTGAAGCAGAGCTGCTCGCCCAGCTCGGTCGTCGGGACCGGGAAGGGGCGCCACTTCTGGTTCGCCGGGTCGTTCCAGACGTGCACCACCGGCAGGCCGTTCCAGGTCTCCAGGATCTCGCGGGTGACGGGATCCAGATAGAAAGCGGCTTCCCGGGACAGCAACCGGTAGGCGTCCGGACCCTGTTCGGCGTCCTCCACGAGGCGCGCGACATTGAACCCCTCGAAGCCGAAGAGCCGCACGTACGGCTCGTCCGGCGCCCAGGAGTACACGTCCCCCGACCACCAGTAGGTGACCTCCGCGCCGTCGAGCGAGGCCCGGGTGCGGGCGAAGGAACGGAGCCGGTCCACGGGTGTCGTCATGATCGGTACTCTGCGCGAGCGGCGCCCGCCCCACCCCTTCCTTGGCGGCCTTTTTATGGGCCTCTTTCGGACACATCTCCTCATGGGCGGAGATCGTTCAACGATCCTTCGATACGCATGTTGTCTCGTTCCTGGATGTGCGCTTGAATGCGCCCGTGGCCACGGAAGAACTGCACGCACTCGCGGACGACCGCGCGCTGCTGGGACGCACCAGCACCGCGGAGCGCGTCGCCGACATCCTCCGCAGCCGGATCGCGGAGGGCTTCTTCCTGCCCGGCACCCGGCTCTCCGAGGACAGCATCGGCGGCGCCCTCGGCGTCTCGCGCAACACCCTGCGCGAGTCCTTCCGCCTGCTCACCCACGAGCGCCTGCTCGAACACCGGCTCAACCGCGGGGTGTTCGTCCGGGTCCTCAGCGTCGACGACGTCCAGGACATCTACCGCACCCGGAGCATGATCGAGTGCGCCGTCGTCCGCTCGCTCGGCCGGCCGCCCTACGCCCTCGACCGCGTCGCCGCAGCCGTCGCCGAGGGACAGCGCGGCGCGAAGAAGCGCGAGTGGAAGGTCGTCTCCACCGCCAACATCCACTTCCACCAGGAACTCGTCGCCCTCGCCGGCAGCGAGCGCACCGACGAACTGATGCGCAGCGTCCTCGCCGAACTGCGCCTCGCCTTCCACGTCGTCGACGACCCGCGCCGCCTCCACGAGCCCTACCTCGTCCGCAACCAGGAGATCGTCGACACCCTCGCCGAGGGCCGCAGGGACGCCGCCGAGAAGCTGCTCGCCGACTACCTCGACGACTCCCGCGACGGTCTCGTCGAGGCCTACACCCAGCGCCTGCCGCACGACGCCTGACGCCTCGCGCCCCGCCCGCCGCGGCCGCTCGCCGGCCCAGGGCATTAGCGCCGTTTCGACCGTTGTCAGACCCAGCGCCTACTCTGTCCTGCGTGACTTCGCCTGCCACCACGGACTCCGCTCCGCCCCAGCTCAGCGCGGCGCCGCGACCCGCACCGGGCCCGGCCGCCGACGAAGGGCTCGCGCGGCGGCTGCGCGCGCTCGCCTGCACCGCGCCGCTGCACGACCTGGACGTGCGCAAGGCCAATCTCGCGGGCGAGTACTCGACGTACGGCATGGCCGAGGTGGCGCTCTCCGCGATCGACCTCGTGACGCTGAACATGGACTTCGACACGGGCGCCGACCACGAGCAGATAGTGGCTCGTCTGCTGCCCCGCGTCGCCGCCCAGGCCCCGGGCCGCCCCGCCGCCGAGCACGAGCGCGTGGCCCGCTGGGTCCTGGAGAACCTGATCAACGTCGGCAGCGTGGACCGCGGCTTCCGCGCCGTCTACGGCACCTTCGGCCCCGACGGCACGTACGTCCGCAGGGACTACGACTTCAAGCTCATCGAGGAGGTCCCGGGCTACGGGGGCGGCGTCTACCTGCGCACGACCGACGAGGCGGTCAACGTGCTGGTGGGCGCCCTCGACACGGACGTGACCAGCGCCCAGATCGCCGCCGAGGTGAAGCTGGAGGTGCTGATCAGCCGCGGCCGCCTCGCCGACGCCCAGCTCGCCGCCGAGCAGGCCCGCTACCGGACGGTCCAGTACTCGGAGACCCTCCGCAAGGCGCTCGACGCGACCCGGCGCAATGTCCGCGCGGTCGACTGGCTCCAGGCCGTCCCCGACATGATCGCCGAGGCCCTCGACCACGTGGCCGACCGCTACCGCCACGAGAACGCGATCCTGACGAACATCCGCAAGGCTCGCGACGAGTCGGAGGAGCCCGAGCACAAGCGCCGCGCCGCCGAGCTCGTCGACATCGTCAAGGACTGCATCCGCCGCCACACCCAGCTCCAGTCCCGCCTCCTGGAGGCCGGGCCGCTCTTCCGCGCCGAGCAGGACCGCCAGGCCTTCGCCGCCCCCACCACCCGCACCGGCCTCGACCTGTACGGGCAGCTCGTCGCCCCCCTGCTGCCGCTCCCCGTGGAGAGCGCGATCAAGGTGACCGACGCGTTCTTCGCCCGCGGCACCGGCCTGCGCACCCCCGTCTCGGTCCGCGTCGGCGACCTCGTCGACATCCTGCTCACCCCGCCCCAGGAGCGCGAGCACCTCGGCGCCGAGATGCCCGAGCCGGACCTCATCGCGACCCCGGACGACAGCCGGTTCAGCGAGGAGCAGCTCGCGAGCGCCATGGAGCTGCTCGACCTGCCCTCCGACGCGCCCCGCCGGCTCTCGGGCCTGCTCGCCGAGGCCCGCACCCGCGATCCCGAACTGCCGTACCTGGTCGCCCTGCTGGCCGTCCACGCGGCGAGCCCGCCGGTCGGCACCGCCTACCGTCAGGGCGAGCCGAAGCTGCTGTTCGCCGTGGACGACGGCACCGAGCTCGACGACCCCGAGTTCGGCGGCGCCGACCTCATCGTCGGCACCGCGCTGCTCGACGCCGCCGGCATGGCCGCCGACCGGACGGAGGCCGCATGACGCGCGCCACCGGACCCGCCACCGAGCACGCCCCCGCACGCACCGCCGGGACGGCCACCACGTACGACCCCGCACGCACCGCCGGACCCGGCCCCGGCCGCACCGCCGCGGGAACCGCAGCATCCGCAGGAAACACCGAGGAGCACCGCCCGTGACCGAGCACCCCGAAGAGCACGCCGAGTGGGGCGAGCCCGAGGCACCCGGCACCGGACCGGTCAGGGCCCCCGCGTCCGTCACCCCGGCCGACGCCGCCGACGCGGCCCGCCTGGTCTCCTTCGGCCTCCAGCCCAAGCTCCAGCCCTCCCGCGACCAGGAGTACGCCGAACTGCTGCGCCGCTACCGGGAGGACCCCGCGTTCGCCCGGCTCGCCGACGCCGTCGCCACCGGCCTCGGCCTCGTCGTCCTGGAGGTGTCCCCGCGCGCGGGCATGGCCGTCACCGCCGCCGAGGACTCCGTGTTCGCCGTCCGCATGGGTGACTACGCGCGCCGTACCGCCGCCGACTCCACCGACCGCTTCCTGCACGGCCTCGCCCACCTCGCCGTCGCCGCGCTCGCCTTCCCCCGCCCCGAGGACCTCGCCGACGACGGCTACATCGGCCGCGTGAGTGTCAACGGGGTGGACGCGTTCGTCCGCCAGGCCTGCACCAAGCTGGAGGAGCGCGCAGAGGAGGAGGGGGAGAACACGGACCCGGCGACCGACGCCCCCGGCCTCGAAGCCGCCTGGCGGATCTGGGCCCGGCGCAGCTCCACGGGCGCCACCAAGGACGCGCGCAGACTCGCCGGTTCGACCACCGGCATCGTCGGCAAGGCGCTCGCCTTCCTCACCGACTCCGGCTTCCTGCAGCGCACCGGGGACGACGGCGGCGGCACCTACCGCACCACGGCGCGCTACCAGCTCCAGGTCCGCGACATGGCCGGCACCGCCGCCATGGCCGAGCTCCTCGACCTGGGTGTGGTCCCGGTGACCGACGGCTCCGCCACCCTGCTGCCGCCGATGGACGAGGAAGCGGCCGGGCTCG
This window harbors:
- a CDS encoding GntR family transcriptional regulator: MATEELHALADDRALLGRTSTAERVADILRSRIAEGFFLPGTRLSEDSIGGALGVSRNTLRESFRLLTHERLLEHRLNRGVFVRVLSVDDVQDIYRTRSMIECAVVRSLGRPPYALDRVAAAVAEGQRGAKKREWKVVSTANIHFHQELVALAGSERTDELMRSVLAELRLAFHVVDDPRRLHEPYLVRNQEIVDTLAEGRRDAAEKLLADYLDDSRDGLVEAYTQRLPHDA
- a CDS encoding SGNH/GDSL hydrolase family protein; translation: MKALRYAALGDSLTEGIGDPVDGRPRGWAALLAGGLTPGERPVEFRNFAASGAQTGDVLTRQLPAALAFGPDLASVIVGVNDTLRRTFDVHAVATRLDTVYGAFGARGTVVLTACLPDPGALLGLPGALARPLGRRQDAVNSVVHALSERHGALHLHACDDGWVADRALWSADRLHPGERGHRLLAARAHAVLAAAGVARGTAPDLAPERPAPTRAAGLWWLATAGTGWVARRCTDLLPNLLALAADEVRHGVRGTGARLDVRASAAVASALSSLTVRAGPEGPRVRAG
- a CDS encoding DUF1838 family protein, translated to MTTPVDRLRSFARTRASLDGAEVTYWWSGDVYSWAPDEPYVRLFGFEGFNVARLVEDAEQGPDAYRLLSREAAFYLDPVTREILETWNGLPVVHVWNDPANQKWRPFPVPTTELGEQLCFSLEIPLAYPSPLPVADYPVHSSGDTYRALELFQFFAGRGDLAGSAPSVPATMSWTRQSPWLPWMERGQRPGGLTFHCRGRKLGAYEEVPERTRAYVAARHPEFARAPEKWSEPNETSWTYFRRLHPPERG